One genomic region from Myripristis murdjan chromosome 7, fMyrMur1.1, whole genome shotgun sequence encodes:
- the tmem269 gene encoding transmembrane protein 269 isoform X2, with product MKEFARKNAANALSVANMVMGMASILSSLNGHQHAACWLVLIGYLLDLADGAVARRLDACSALGAKLDDFADFTTFGIATSLLLRTPELLDNILCMCYVMSVFARLCFFASGIPFMYCGLPCIYSSAILASASLLSGGNVVVLRATAVPMILFMISHSFYPHDRVLESQAWKKAVYAGGVVMVLCSSFSPACVYYLLWSGSYILFPTSLWSCKV from the exons ATGAAGGAGTTTGCGCGTAAAAATGCAGCTAATGCCCTCTCAGTGGCCAACATGGTCATGGGCATGGCCTCCATTCTCAGCAGTCTTAACGG GCACCAGCATGCAGCGTGCTGGCTGGTTCTGATTGGCTACCTGCTGGATTTGGCAGATGGAGCAGTTGCCAGGCGACTCGATGCCTGCTCTGCACTGG GTGCCAAACTAGATGATTTTGCTGATTTCACCACCTTTGGAATTGCGACATCGTTGCTCCTGAGGACGCCAGAGCTGCTGGACAACATCTTGTGCATGTGCTACgtcatgtctgtgtttgcccGGCTCTGCTTTTTTGCAAGTG GGATCCCGTTCATGTACTGCGGTCTGCCATGTATCTACTCCTCGGCCATCCTGGCCAGCGCCTCTCTGCTCTCCGGGGGCAACGTGGTGGTGCTGCGGGCCACTGCGGTGCCCATGATCCTCTTCATGATCAGCCACAGCTTCTACCCCCATGACAGAGTGCTGGAGTCCCAGGCCTGGAAGAAAGCAGTTTATGCTGGAG GAGTCGTCATggtcctctgctcttccttctctcctgcgtgtgtgtattaCCTGCTGTGGTCCGGTTCCTACATCCTGTTCCCAACATCCCTTTGGAGCTGCAAAGTGTAG
- the tmem269 gene encoding transmembrane protein 269 isoform X1 has product MILLTPSSGFFQRTNKLFLSEQATGLQMKEFARKNAANALSVANMVMGMASILSSLNGHQHAACWLVLIGYLLDLADGAVARRLDACSALGAKLDDFADFTTFGIATSLLLRTPELLDNILCMCYVMSVFARLCFFASGIPFMYCGLPCIYSSAILASASLLSGGNVVVLRATAVPMILFMISHSFYPHDRVLESQAWKKAVYAGGVVMVLCSSFSPACVYYLLWSGSYILFPTSLWSCKV; this is encoded by the exons ATGATCCTACTGACTCCCTCCTCTG GTTTCTTCCAGCGGACCAACAAGCTCTTTCTCAGCGAGCAGGCCACAGGACTCCAGATGAAGGAGTTTGCGCGTAAAAATGCAGCTAATGCCCTCTCAGTGGCCAACATGGTCATGGGCATGGCCTCCATTCTCAGCAGTCTTAACGG GCACCAGCATGCAGCGTGCTGGCTGGTTCTGATTGGCTACCTGCTGGATTTGGCAGATGGAGCAGTTGCCAGGCGACTCGATGCCTGCTCTGCACTGG GTGCCAAACTAGATGATTTTGCTGATTTCACCACCTTTGGAATTGCGACATCGTTGCTCCTGAGGACGCCAGAGCTGCTGGACAACATCTTGTGCATGTGCTACgtcatgtctgtgtttgcccGGCTCTGCTTTTTTGCAAGTG GGATCCCGTTCATGTACTGCGGTCTGCCATGTATCTACTCCTCGGCCATCCTGGCCAGCGCCTCTCTGCTCTCCGGGGGCAACGTGGTGGTGCTGCGGGCCACTGCGGTGCCCATGATCCTCTTCATGATCAGCCACAGCTTCTACCCCCATGACAGAGTGCTGGAGTCCCAGGCCTGGAAGAAAGCAGTTTATGCTGGAG GAGTCGTCATggtcctctgctcttccttctctcctgcgtgtgtgtattaCCTGCTGTGGTCCGGTTCCTACATCCTGTTCCCAACATCCCTTTGGAGCTGCAAAGTGTAG